The proteins below come from a single Myxocyprinus asiaticus isolate MX2 ecotype Aquarium Trade chromosome 28, UBuf_Myxa_2, whole genome shotgun sequence genomic window:
- the LOC127418818 gene encoding elongation of very long chain fatty acids protein 4-like yields MDAVIHVMNDSIEFYKWSLTIADKRVEKWPMMSSPLPTLGISVLYLIFLWAGPRYMQTREPFQFRTTLIVYNFSMVLLNFYICKELLLGSRAAGYSYLCQPVNYSNDVNEVRIASALWWYYISKGVEFLDTVFFIMRKKFNQVSFLHVYHHCTMFILWWIGIKWVPGGQSFFGATINSGIHVLMYGYYGLAAFGPKIQKYLWWKKYLTIIQMIQFHVTIGHAAHSLYTGCPFPAWMQWALIGYAVTFIILFGNFYYQTYRRQPRLKPSKSAANGISMATNGTSKAPLVTENGKKQKKGRAKHE; encoded by the exons ATGGATGCAGTCATTCATGTTATGAATGACTCCATAGAGTTTTATAAATGGAGCCTTACCATAGCAG ATAAGCGTGTGGAGAAATGGCCGATGATGTCATCCCCGCTCCCCACCCTGGGGATCAGTGTTCTGTACCTGATCTTCCTGTGGGCCGGGCCCCGTTACATGCAGACCCGGGAGCCCTTTCAGTTCAGAACAACCCTCATTGTGTACAACTTCAGCATGGTGCTGCTTAACTTCTACATCTGCAAAGAG ctgCTCCTGGGCTCCAGAGCGGCTGGTTACAGTTACCTCTGCCAACCTGTGAACTACTCTAATGATGTGAATGAAGTCAGG ATAGCGTCGGCTCTGTGGTGGTACTACATCTCTAAAGGGGTGGAGTTTCTTGACACAGTGTTCTTCATCATGAGGAAGAAGTTCAATCAGGTCAGCTTCCTGCACGTCTATCACCACTGTACAATGTTCATCCTGTGGTGGATCGGCATCAAGTGGGTTCCTGGAGGGCAGT CCTTCTTTGGCGCTACAATTAACTCAGGCATTCATGTGCTGATGTACGGTTACTACGGCCTGGCAGCGTTTGGTCCAAAGATCCAGAAGTACTTGTGGTGGAAAAAATACCTCACCATTATTCAGATG ATCCAGTTCCATGTCACTATTGGCCATGCGGCCCATTCCCTCTACACGGGCTGTCCATTCCCAGCCTGGATGCAATGGGCTTTGATTGGCTACGCCGTCACATTCATCATCCTCTTTGGAAATTTCTACTACCAAACATACCGTCGCCAGCCACGTCTCAAACCATCCAAATCTGCTGCCAATGGCATCTCCATGGCAACCAATGGCACCAGTAAAGCACCGTTGGTGACGGAAAATGGAAAGAAGCAAAAGAAAGGAAGGGCAAAGCACGAATGA